TTATCCGTATTTGCAGTGGTAACTATTTGTCTATGAAAGAGgaataaaaaaagacagaaaaaAACGCGCTTTTCCTTTTCTACAATTAATCTATTTCTTCAAATATACTTAAAGATAACATCTTTTTTATCTGCTACTGTTTGCAACTCCAATGTAACCGGACACTGAAGCCAAGATGAAAGCAATTCTTCACAATACCCTGAAAGCAAAGAGATTTCGTTCTAAATTCTCATTGGTCTGAAAGGGTCATGCCTACCTATCAGAAAATACATTTTCCTAGCAGGAACTCCTTGTCGAATGATCGCTGCCACCCGAATGTGATTATGTTGTCGTTTGATAATAACTTCCGAGCATACGAGCGAGTGCCAGGTACCGGTCATGAAACGACGGATGAAAATATCTTCGATCGTAGTTTCTGCCGATCTGAGTCCGTCGGCCAAATTAGCTGTAAGCAAATActcaaattaaatattctttatttAAGACTCCGCGTATTTACATGTATTCCATGAGTTCCAAGACTTCCTATGAGCTATGTAGTGTGGAGGATTTGCCATTTCGTAAGTCAGTGGGAAATCTCGTTTTTGGGTTACTTTGTACCGGCCAGATTGAACTTTCAAGTTGACGGCCGTTGTTTGTAAGCCACGTTCACATTGTATGGGGTTTCGAATGGCATTTTGGATGATCTGTAATTCATGTCAAACTTTATTATAGCAAGATTACTTGAACATAAAAATAATTACCGAATTCGCCACTCGCAGCATCGTGACAGAAACTACTGACAACCGGTTGTCATTTACATGTGACAGTAGGCCAATTGCCATACACGAGACTTTGTAATAGATCGTTTACGAAGCgttcaatgaaaaataaagttatGAGGGGGACCCCCTAATATATTAAAGATATACTATTTGTTATTCAATGTTGTTTACAACGTATAAATTGCTTACGAATTTGATTGCAGACCAATTTCCAAATATAGTCGATATTGGAAATCTGTGTATATCACACTTGCGGTATCCGTTCTTGGTTCTAGATGAATAGAAGCAAATTATGGATAAATTGCATGATCCATGGGCCGCCGTGAGTTAAGCGAGGATGTCATATACGTCCAGTGCCTTCTTTATTTTTTGGTATTTGATGGTTGACTTTTTTTTCCAATGTTCAATGATCCCATTATGTCTAACCATatttcaaagagtagtatagtcccagggcgaaacttggattggtacccacgatggagcataaaacctgggaaacaactattgaaccaacaccaacaggtctaccaccaaaccctatctccacttcacgtggtgaccactgggagctctttcttaacgaaaagctgcagacgaagaaggatgaagctGAGTCTCTCGCACCTAAAGACGAGACAAATTgtcccaactggtcctccaagttgggggttaggtagggctgtcaactctacacggaaaaccaaagttacgaagtcacaaaaggaacctcggactggacggataacacaactatgaacccggcaacaacaaaggaataacgatttgcgcattcttTTATGGAATgtgccctccctgtacagagatggagctgctgagcagctacccgataccctgtcccaatatagggctgatgtaacaacgttgcaggagatgtgttggacagggaccggtttcctggagaagagccgctaccccgtatattatagtggccatccagtaaatcatatgCTCggagatttcttagtcagccaaaaaatgaaatctgctgttatcggctttgaaaatataagcgaacggctatgcactctgcgtttgcgaggcaaatttagaaatatatgcgCCCCTACATGGTGATAttatatcgaaatcatacttgaggattttagcagctaagtaaggacggagcccgtattgatgggatacgttggctcccatagcttacatcaaaatgcaaatgataacggactgcggattattcaattagtagtatcacaccaaatggttgttgtaagtacctggtttgcgcggaaagtggtccacaaacaaacgtgagtctctccagacaggaccactttcaaccaaattgaccacgtgttgatcgaacgccactacctctcagccttgatcaatgtcagaacatatagggggccaatatagactcggatcactatctcgttggcatggtgctccgagctcgaataacaacagcacccagaatcccctctgacaatcaggtgagagttaacactgaatccAACCACAACACTtggtcccagtcgcaaaaagagtcgaaacggctggtttgacgatgaatgtaagctagctatggaacggaagaatgccgcataccgtgtaatgttgcattcttaaaggacgcgggcacgcacagagacttatcacgaactccggcgagcggagaagcagcttcacagacgaaaaaaggaagcctgggagaaccaacaggtctgtgaactcggaaagtacaggaagcaaccgcaccaggcgggaaagttttatcaaaaagtcagcaggatgaagccttccacatctcgatgttcatcctgccgagacagagagGGAAATCGACACAATGGGAATATtggtgcgatgggttgagtatttcgatgaattgctcaacaaccaaaatatcgatgaactattgaacatcggcgagttggaggtcccgccagctaaagacgacgcacaaatactgccaccaccaagcatagaagaaacagtacaTGCAATTCAcctgtttaaaaatcataagtcgcccaggagccgatggaattacagccgcatgggctaaatatggaggcgaccaactaatccaagtggttcatcaactgatgctcaaggtgtggtacAGAGAATCAAGACCTGGcagctggcaaagaggcattgtctgtctcatacataaaaagggagataaccacagtgcagcaattatagaggtattacgttgctgagtgccatctataagatattctccgctaccttgctaggcgggatagccccatacactcaaaacatcattggcccataccaaagaggtttcactccaggcaaatcagcaacagatcagattttctctgtgcagcaaccgatggaaaaactgttgggatatggacatcagttgcaccatgttttcatagacttgaaagccgcctatgatagcatagtcagggtaaaactgtacatggccatgagagaattcggtatcccgacaaaattgataagactgactaggctgaccctgaccaatgtgcgaggccagataaaagcagcaggatcactctcaagaccattcgacatcaacaacggtctacgacaaggggatgccctatcatgcgtcctctttaacctggctctcgagaaagtgatccgtgatgctgaggtgaatgcaagaggtacgatcctcttcaagtccacccaactactggcctatgctgacgacatcgacatcatggcaagaaccacccgagacgtacaaactgtacatcgagcaggcggcgcgagatcttgggttgcacatcaatgaaggcaagacaaagtatatggtggcaacgtcagcaccaaaaaccaaccaaccaacatcaaaccgtactgatcAAACAGGGGAGAACAAAgatagcagactacaactttgagaccgttgataatttctcctatctagggtcgaaaatcacaaccgataacaactacgatgatgaaatccgtgcacggttgttgtcagccaacagagcctatttcagcttacaaagaccgttccgctcgaaacgtctcaccatagggtcaaagctcttactgtataagactatgatcttgccagtcctcatgtattcctcggaaacttgggttcttagcaagaaaaattgcgaattcttggccgcgttcgagagtagaatcctccgaagaatttttggccccctacatgaggatggacgattccgtagcctacacaatgacgaaatctatgagcgataccatgaccgtccggttgtggataaaatccggctcaataggttacggtgggcgagtcacttaatccgtatggatgaagatgatcccacccggagagtctataagggcaatatctatggtagaaaaagaagacgaggcagaccctgcctaagatggagcgatggcgtgggccaggacgccaggtggacctcggcgcaaaaccgggatgtctggagttccttattaaggcaggcctagaccggataccggttgttgcgccgttgatgatgatgattatcatcATCCTTCataataaaacagaaaataaaaaaattgtgaaatggTGGACTACTAATTCCAGGCTTGAGTTTTAAAAGAATTCGTTCCCCTTGAAGCGGTAATCTATACATATGTCTACAAGAGAATTAATTCCAAACACAGATTAGATTTTGATTTGACTCCTTCTTCGAAACGAAGAATTTCATTAGTCGGTTCAAGTGGAACCGTCGAAGCGAATGCGTTGGAAAGAGCTCTTCGAACAAACCGACTATAAAACAGCATTGCCAGAGTATTGGACCGCAAAGCATTGAAGGTAGAAGCTCTCTACTACGGAAACCTGTGCAGAACTTCTTGAAAACTGTCAAGAATCCCGATGACATTAAGATGGCATGCCCGAGTTAGGACGGTGGAATTTAATATGTATTCTTTCGGTTCGGTTCGTTCGTTATCTGGAATTCCTTTACACATTCTTTCAATGAGAAGAGCGAGATAATCTATGTGTCGTGTGCGATACATCATCTCAACGTGTTAAAAGTGCTCGGTTGTTTACGCTATTCTAACTCTTGTTAGTGTTGTGCGGTTTATCGAATTTCTCCACGATCTGGACATAGGAGGTGTAGTTTGAATTAATGCTACGTGGAAATCTTCCGCGGCAACCGTGACCCCTAATTACGGTAACAATCAGTCGTTTAGCGGATATTGTCCCTGAAATGGTGAAGGAATCCACAGGAAACTCCAATCGGACATCTCGCTCAAGCTGTCAAGTGTGTGATTATCGCAGTGATTAGGAATCGATACTCATCCGCAAGGTACTTGAATGAAATTCCGATTGAGGCCACAGAGAGATGCGCTCCGTGTCCTTGCCCTATTCACTGGCGTCAAAACAAATACTGCAGACCACGTTACGTGTCCAAGAGGCGAAATTGTTTGATTTGCAACCATTGTGGACACTTCACTGCAGGATAATGGGTCGTTTAGTAGAGTGTTCTCCTTCCGCTGGAGGACAGTGCTCCGGTGGGAGATGGAAATTGGTGCAGTTTGTCGGTTGATAAAAAATCGATGCTCGCCAATGAAGAAAACTTTTATTTATGCCGAGTCGAGATATGCTTTGCGtgactttttaatatttttatgtaaTGGTGCAGTGATGGGAAGGGTGTTAGCTCTCCGGTGGCGAGTGCAGGGACGCTGTGCTTCGCACACCGGAGCGCGTTGAAATGAAAAAGCGGATCAGATTCATATTTCATAATTCCTCATTCTCCAGCTGACTTAAACGGATTGCGAGCATAGCCTACTAACGCGCCGACAAGTATTTTCCAGGCGATTTAATAATTTAGCACAATTGAAATTATGCGCGAGTCGCGGTGTAAGCTTCACGCAATATGATTATTGTTCTGATTACTTGCACAGAGAATGCTGAATGGATTAATGGAATTATTGTGTGTTAATCGGTGCGTACTTGCCGCGTGCCACCGCAGAAAAAGAATCGCTTGTTCCAAAAGGGATACATTTTACAAGTTATAAGTGCAATCGAACTGAACTGGtgaattgtttttatttctctaaATTATGTGGAATGATGTGCTtatgttctttaaaaaaaaatagatattttgCCGCTTATGAACGTATTGCTGCTGAAGATTAAATAATGATATTTAATTGTGTATTGAGTCGATGATGCCAACATCGAGGTTCTCGTATAAAGCAAATCGGTTGATCAGAGTCGTGGAGAAAAAATCCGGGCCCGAGATAAAAATCATGCACAAAAACTAGCTTAAtaaaattttttcattgaacTCTTTTATTCTTGGCCCAAGAGGATCTCCCTTTCCACTCCTCTTTTGTCCATTTTTTGCTGGTCCATTTATGAAA
The window above is part of the Hermetia illucens chromosome 3, iHerIll2.2.curated.20191125, whole genome shotgun sequence genome. Proteins encoded here:
- the LOC119651507 gene encoding 28S ribosomal protein S24, mitochondrial, producing MAIGLLSHVNDNRLSVVSVTMLRVANSIIQNAIRNPIQCERGLQTTAVNLKVQSGRYKVTQKRDFPLTYEMANPPHYIAHRKSWNSWNTSNLADGLRSAETTIEDIFIRRFMTGTWHSLVCSEVIIKRQHNHIRVAAIIRQGVPARKMYFLIGYCEELLSSWLQCPVTLELQTVADKKDVIFKYI